Within the Anaerolineales bacterium genome, the region CAGCCGGCAGCACGGCGCCGATCCGCGCCTCGGGTGCCAACAAGGAAGCGGCATACCCCGCCGCAAAGGACCGCTTGGCCTCGAACGGGTCGTCGACGGGAAAGGCGCCGGGCTGCAGCAGGACGACTCCGCCGGCCTCGATCACCAGGAACTGGGCTTGCGGATTGTCTGCGGCCAATTCCTCCAGTCGGGGCGTACCGGACTCGACGACGACCCGGCGCGTGGCGGCGGTGATCTTGGCCGGCAGAAGACCATCAGTGAAGTTGAGCGCAAGTCCGCTCTCGTTGGCCAGCGCCGCCAGGGTGTCCACCAACCCCTGGGTGACCAACGAGCTGCCCTCCGGGCGGACCAACAGCACCGAAGGAACCTCGAGAGTGGGGGCTGGAGTGGGCGGTAGAGGTGTTGGGCTTGGTGTTGGCTGGGGAGTCGGCGAGGGGAGGCAAGCGGCCGCGGCCAAGGTCAGGAAGAACGCCACCGCCGCCACGACGCTTCGGGACGAGCGTCCACCCCCATTCGACCGAGTGTCGCATGTCCTGAAGGGTTGGCCACACATCAGGCGGACGGTCCGCCTTGGAGAGGTTCGTTTTCGTCGCTCGAGGAGTCGTCGTGCGGCTCCAAAAGCCGCTTCCATCCGCCCGGGCTGCCGGCCAGGATGCTGGCTGCAAGCAGCCCGACGACGGTCGCGGCAAGTGCCGGTACAAGGTTCAATGTGCCCAGCCGACCCCACGTCCAGCCGGTGAACAGACTCAGCAGCTGCCCTGCCCAGAAAGCGATCCAGGCAGCCAGGATATACAGGCCAACTCGGGGCAAGGGTCCCCCTCGCACGAGGTGGAAGAGCAGGCCGCAGCCGGTGGCGATCACGAATCCGAGCAGAATGCTCTGCAGCGTCATGGAAGGATCATCCCGCCGCCCAGACACTCTGATCCACGAAAGAAAACCGCACCCTGTCCCGGGGAGACCTCTGCCACGGGGTCGGCCGTGCGTACCAGCGCCTGGGATGGCTTCAACAATTCGATTGTAGCCGGGACTGCTGGCGAGCGGTAGCGCACCTGCACCCTCAGGCCGCGCAAGGATGATGGCGGGCGGCCTGCCACCCAGTGCAGGTCGCCCACCGGGAACTCCGATCGCCCGAGGGCGGGCCTGGGGCCAACGACAAGGACATTGGCCTCGGGACGCTTTTCGAGAACATACAGCGCCGACGGCGTGGCCAGGCGGATGCCTTTGCGTTGGCCGACGGTGTAGTTGGACAGGCCCGCGTGTACCCCGATCGACTCGCCCTGGGAGTTGAGGATGGGACCCGGCGTGTGAGCATCGGGGACTCGGTCGGCGAGGAAGTCCCGGTAATCGCCACCGCCGAGGAAGCACAGGTCTTGGCTGTCTGCCCGATCCTTGGCGGGCAAGTCCCGATCCCGGGCGAGGCTGCGGACCTCGTGCTTGGTCATCCGGCCGAGCGGGAATAGGGCATGGGCGAGTTCGTGCTGACCGAGGACGGAGAGGACATACGATTGATCCTTGGTGGGGTCGCGGCCGCGCAGCAGCCGCCAGGAGCCACGCCTGAGGTCGGTTTGGGCGTAGTGGCCGGTCGCCAGGTGGGTGGCGCCCATCGCCAGGGCTTGGCGCAGCAGAAAACCCCAGCGGATCTCGCGGTTGCAGGTGAAGCATGGATTGGGGGTGAGCCCTTGCGCATAGCCACGCACAAACGTCTCAACCACAGCCTCCCGAAAGGGCTCTTGGGCGTCGAGGACGTAGAACGGGATTCCCAGGGTGGCGGCGGTCTGGCGGGCCCGGACCACGTCCTCGGGCGCACAGCAGCGGTTGACCCCGCGGTCGGGATCACTCCACAGGCGAAGCATCAGGCCGAAGACCTGGTCGCCGGCACCGGCCAGCAGGGTAGCAGCGACGGAACTGTCGACACCGCCGCTCATTGCGACAGCCACAATCCGCGCCATTTGCCTAGCCGGGCCCGGCCGCTCGCAAGGCCTGGATCACGCCGGGGAGGGTATCCAGGAAGGCGCCGATATCGTCGGCACTTGTATCCCGCCCGACCGTCACTCGCAAGGAGCCGAGGGCCCAATCGGGAGTCAGGCCGAGCGCCAGCAGCACGCCCGAAGGAGTGGGATCGCCGGTCTTGCAGGCCGAGCCTGATGAGCAGGCGAATCCCCTGCGGTCCAGGGCGGCGACCAAAGCAGTGCCATCAACACCGCGAAAGGCAAAGGAGGTGTGGTTGGGCAGGCGCTGACTGGCGTGGCCCGTGACTCGGGCCTCGGGAATTTCGCCCGGGATCCTGCGCAGGAGCATGTCGCGCAGCGCCGCATGGCGGGCCTGGTCGACGGGGCGGGAGGCCTGGGCCAGCTTGAGGGCGGCGGCCATGCCTGCAATCAGCGGGACGTTGTGGGTGCCGGAGCGCAGGCCGTGCTCCTGTCCGCCGCCGGTGACCTGGGGAAGAAGCTCGGACTCCAGGCTGCGTTTGAGGACGCCAATGCCTTTGGGGCCGTAGAGTTTGTGGCCGCCAATCGACAACAGCATCCCGCCAGACGAGCCCAGCGGGCGCAGGTCGAGGTGGGCTGCGGATTGGACGGCGTCAGAGTGAAAGGGGATCTCTTGCTCCCGGCACAGGCGGGCTAGCTCGACCACGGGGCTGAGGGTCCCAATTTCGTTGTTGGCGTGGATCACCGAGGCGATGGCGACGTCAGATGACAGCCGGCGGCGAAATTCATCTGGGTCGACGCGCCCACCGGCATCCACCGGGAGCAAGTCGAGGGTGAAGCCATGATGCCGAGCGAGGGCCTCGGCCGTCCGAAGGATGGCAGGATGTTCGACGGGCGTGGTCAGGATCCGGGAGGCGCCGCGCTGCTCACGGGCCGCAAAAGCTGTGCCTCGCAGCGCAAGGTTGTCGCTCTCGGAGCCCCCGCTCGTGAAGATGACCTCCTCCGGCCGGCACCCGAGCACGCCGGCAACGTCCGCCCGTGCGTGCTCGATGACGGCTTCGGCCCGCTGGCCCAGGGCATGGATGGAAGATGGGTTCCCGTACTCGAGGTCGAAGTACGGCTGCATCGCCGCCAGCACCTCGGGGCGGACAGGCGAGCTTGCCGCGTAGTCCAGGTAGACCGATGGTGAGGCCATGGCGGCATTCTAACATGCGCGATTCCGCAGGGCGCGAAGGCCGATGAACTGCAGAGGCGCGGGGTGTTCATGCACACATCCCCGGTCGGTGGCGGCAGGTATAATCCCGGCGACGATCGATGCAAGGAGTCCCAACCCCAATGACAACCATCATTGAATCTGTGAGCGGACGCGAGATCCTCGACTCGCGCGGCAACCCGACGGTCGAAGTCGAGGTGATCCTGCTCGACGGGAGCTGGGCCCGAGCGGCCGTTCCCTCCGGAGCCTCAACCGGCGTGCACGA harbors:
- the mnmA gene encoding tRNA 2-thiouridine(34) synthase MnmA; the protein is MSGGVDSSVAATLLAGAGDQVFGLMLRLWSDPDRGVNRCCAPEDVVRARQTAATLGIPFYVLDAQEPFREAVVETFVRGYAQGLTPNPCFTCNREIRWGFLLRQALAMGATHLATGHYAQTDLRRGSWRLLRGRDPTKDQSYVLSVLGQHELAHALFPLGRMTKHEVRSLARDRDLPAKDRADSQDLCFLGGGDYRDFLADRVPDAHTPGPILNSQGESIGVHAGLSNYTVGQRKGIRLATPSALYVLEKRPEANVLVVGPRPALGRSEFPVGDLHWVAGRPPSSLRGLRVQVRYRSPAVPATIELLKPSQALVRTADPVAEVSPGQGAVFFRGSECLGGGMILP
- a CDS encoding cysteine desulfurase; amino-acid sequence: MASPSVYLDYAASSPVRPEVLAAMQPYFDLEYGNPSSIHALGQRAEAVIEHARADVAGVLGCRPEEVIFTSGGSESDNLALRGTAFAAREQRGASRILTTPVEHPAILRTAEALARHHGFTLDLLPVDAGGRVDPDEFRRRLSSDVAIASVIHANNEIGTLSPVVELARLCREQEIPFHSDAVQSAAHLDLRPLGSSGGMLLSIGGHKLYGPKGIGVLKRSLESELLPQVTGGGQEHGLRSGTHNVPLIAGMAAALKLAQASRPVDQARHAALRDMLLRRIPGEIPEARVTGHASQRLPNHTSFAFRGVDGTALVAALDRRGFACSSGSACKTGDPTPSGVLLALGLTPDWALGSLRVTVGRDTSADDIGAFLDTLPGVIQALRAAGPG